In the Thermomicrobiales bacterium genome, CGATGACCTCGAGCACGAGGGAGACCAGATCACGCATGAGGTCGTCGGACGCATCTCGCGTACGTTCATCACCCCGATGGACCGCGACGACATCCACCGGCTGATCCACGCATTCGACGACGTTATCGACGCAACCGAGGAGGCCGGCGAGATCGCGCTGCTCTGCAACGTCGAGCAGGTAACCCGATTCGCACAGGAGCTGACCAGCGTTCTCGCGGCAATCTGCAAGGAGGTTGCGACGCTCGTCCCATACCTGCGCGGCGGCGACGGCTACCGCCAGCACATCGTCCACGCTCACGAGTTGGAGAACCAGGGCGATCAGCTCTGGTCACGCGCATTCGCCGCGTTGTTCGAGGGCGAGGTCGATACGATCGACGTGATCAAGTGGAAAGAGATCTATGAAACGCTCGAGAACGCTATCGATGCGTGCGAAGAAGTCGCCCAGATCATGGAAGAGATCATTTACAAGCAAGCGTAACGGTACGGAAGGGTAGCCTTCAGGTGGATCAGGTCCTGCTTCTCCTCGTCCTGGTCTTTGCCGCGGGCATCGCGTTCGATTTCATCAACGGGTTCCACGACACTGCCAACGCCATCGCAACCGTTGTCGCAACCCGCGTCCTTTCGCTCCGGACCGCCGTGCTGATGGCGGCAGGCTTCAACATCATCGGCGCGCTGACCGGCACCGCCGTCGCCAAGACGATCGGCGCCGGGCTGGTGGACGGAAGCTCGATTACCCAGTCAGTCGTGCTGGCAGCGTTGCTCGGAGCGATCGTCTGGAACCTGATCACCTGGTGGTTTGCCATTCCCTCGTCATCGTCGCACGCCCTCATCGGCGGCCTGCTCGGCGCGGGCGCAATCCACGGCGGCATCAAGGTCTGGCAGTGGAGCGGGATCGAGAAGACGCTGATCGCGCTGGTCGGCTCTCCGGTTCTGGGGTTCATCGGCGGCGTGCTGCTGATTACGATCGTCTCCTGGCTGTCGTTTCGTATGCGCCCGACGACCGGCAAGCATGTCTTCCGCGTGCTCCAGCTCTTCTCGGCCAGTTTCATGGCGTTCAGCCACGGCTCGAATGACGCGCAGAAGACGATGGGCATCCTCAGCCTGGCGCTGTTCACCGCCGGCCGGATCGACACATTCCACATCCCGATCTGGGTCATGCTGACTGCGGCAATCGCGATGGGCGCTGGCACGGCGGCCGGCGGCCGGCGGATCATCCACACAATGGGCGACAAGATCATCAAGCTCAACCCGATCCACGGCTTCGCTGCCGAGACGGCCGCCGCCTCTGTCATCTACGTCGCGAGCCACCTCGGCTTCCCGGTCAGCACGACCCACGTCATCTCATCGTCGATCATGGGCGTCGGCTCCGTCCGCGGCCGCGCGGGAGTGCGCTGGGGCGTCGCCCGGACGATCGTCACCGCCTGGGTCGTGACGATCCCCGCCTGCATGTTCGTCTCCGGCGTCTGCTATCTCGTTCTATCAATCTGGTTCGACTAGTTCGTCGTATACCAGAACACAGGGTGGACGATCGGTGCATCGACTGGCACGAAATGTCAGGATGGCAGCCTCCCCGCACCTTGTCATCCTCTGCCCGGGTGCCCCCCTGGGCGATGGCGCCCGCGCAGCCGAAGGATCTCCCTGCGTTCGACTGTATCCAGCCAGGGGAGATTCCTCGCTGCGGCTCGGAATGACAACGAGCGGTGGTGGCTGTCGCACCACAATACAGGACACAGCCTCCCCGCACCTTGTCATCCTCTGCCCGGGTGCCCACTGGGCGATGGCGCCCGCGCAGCCGAAGGATCTCCCTGCGTTCGACTGTATCCAGCCACGGGAGATTCCTCGCTGCGGCTCGGAATGACAACGAGCGGTGGCGCCTGTCGCACCACAGTACAGGACACATCACGCTGGTCGAAGCACTCAGCACCACAGACGGCGGGGGGTGGCTGTCGCGCCACGTTGCATGACATTTCATGCCAGTCGATGCAGTCAGCGACCGAGATGAGGCGATCGTGCAGTTATGCCAGGCGAGATGGTTGACACTTCTCGTTATCATCGGCCTCAGCGTCGTGCCGATCATCGGGTGCGGCAGCGCGGACGCGCCGCTCGATGCCGGGCGACTCGCCAGCGATACGCCCACCCCGACGACGGAGATCATCAGGGGCGCCGTCACGCCCGCCGTGCCGTCGACCCCCGCGCCAACTGAGCCACCCGTCTATCGCACCCCGGATCCAAGCGAGCCGTTCGGATACGGTGAACATCTCCTGATGGCGACTGATACATTGAGCCTGCGCGGTGTTGTCGAATGGAACCAGCTTATCGTTACTGGTTCCGTCGCTGCCATCCTGCCGGCCCGATGGACGACGCCCGATGGCAAGCGGCCTGACAATCCGTGGGAGGTCGTGCCAGAGAAGGTAACGATCGTGACGCCAATCGTGATCGAGCTGGATGCCCCACCCATCCTGAATCGCACATCGGAGAGTCTGGATTCCGGCCGGGTCATCGCATTGATCCATGGCGGCGTCGTTGGTGAGGACAGCGTGGTCATTCAGGTGCCATGGATGCGCTTCACCATCGGTGAGCGAGTTCTCCTCGGGCTGTCTACACGCGCAAACTCGTTTGGGTCAAACCCATCTGGAGCAATCATGGTCGACGGCAGTCCGGGCTGGTGGATCGAAATGAAATGGACGATCAGTGACGATGGATTGGCTACCTCGTATATAGATTCAAAGCCTCTCGTCGATGTCGTGTCAGGGCTCCGCGCCGTCATCGAACCATTCGAATCCGAAGGATGGCCGACTCCTACAAGCTGACGCTTCTCACTATCTGCGGCTTTGGCACGCGGGGTACATCATCAGGACAAGACGCGCGCCTGAGCCAAACAGGATGTCTACCCCCGCTCGTAGCGCGACGGCCGGCCACGGCCACCGGGGCGCTCCCGGTCGCGGGTGCGTGGGCCACGGTCTCGGTCGCGATCGGTCGGACGAGGGGGGCGCTGCTCGGCCGGACGGGCCGGTGGCGGACCACCGTCGCTCGGGCGCGCGATCTCGACGCGGACGTCACGCCCCCGCAGCTTCGTCCGACCCAGCGCCTCGGTGACGCGCTGAACCAGGTCCTCGGGGATCTCGACGAACGAATAGGCGTCCTTGATCTCGATCACGCCGATCCGCTTGCCGGGGATGCGCGCCTCGTTGGCGATCGCGCCGACGATGTCGCTGGGCCGGACGCCGTCCTCGCGGCCGACGTCGAGGAATAGCCGCGCCATGCCCCGCTCTGCTCCCGCCGCGCTGACCGGCAGATCCGTCTCCTCCGGCTCCGGCTGGAGGAGCATCGAGATCGCCGCCGCCGCGATCTGCGCCGGGTCGTAATACGCGGAGAGCTCATCCACCAGCGCCATCGGCCGAGCCAGCTCGTCGGTCTCGATCACCTCGCCGAGCATTGCCGCCAGTCGCTCGCGCTGCTTGGCCGCGACGTCCGACGCCGTCGGCACCCGGCGCGGCTCCAGCCGCTGGCCGACCGCGCTCTCGATCCAGCGCAGCAGCCGGCGCTCGCGCGGCGTCACCAGCGTCATCGCGCTCGCCGGCCCGGCCGGCCCGGCCGGTGCGGCCGATCCGGTGGACGTACGATCTCCGGGTCGCGCGGCAATGTCGAAGTTGATCACGTGCGACACGTGCTCGATATCGAGGCCGCGCGCGGCCACGTCGGTGGCGACCAGCAGCGTCGACCTGGCTGGTCGCGGAAGCGGCTGCATCACGCGGTCGCGCATGCATCTGGCGTCAGGTCGCCATGGAGCGTCTCGGCCGCGATAGGCCGCGCGCGCTGCAGGCCTGCGTCGCCAGTCGAGTCCACCTCGCTCTTGGTGCGGCAGAAGACCATCGCCGAGGTGGGCATCTCGAAGTCGAGCACGCGCGCCAGGACCTCGAACTTGTCGCGCCCGCCGGCCTCGT is a window encoding:
- a CDS encoding DUF47 family protein, with protein sequence MRSQTGDTMRWLLPREDTFFVLFERSAACMVAAGEALETFFAGEISADRFQPLDDLEHEGDQITHEVVGRISRTFITPMDRDDIHRLIHAFDDVIDATEEAGEIALLCNVEQVTRFAQELTSVLAAICKEVATLVPYLRGGDGYRQHIVHAHELENQGDQLWSRAFAALFEGEVDTIDVIKWKEIYETLENAIDACEEVAQIMEEIIYKQA
- a CDS encoding inorganic phosphate transporter produces the protein MDQVLLLLVLVFAAGIAFDFINGFHDTANAIATVVATRVLSLRTAVLMAAGFNIIGALTGTAVAKTIGAGLVDGSSITQSVVLAALLGAIVWNLITWWFAIPSSSSHALIGGLLGAGAIHGGIKVWQWSGIEKTLIALVGSPVLGFIGGVLLITIVSWLSFRMRPTTGKHVFRVLQLFSASFMAFSHGSNDAQKTMGILSLALFTAGRIDTFHIPIWVMLTAAIAMGAGTAAGGRRIIHTMGDKIIKLNPIHGFAAETAAASVIYVASHLGFPVSTTHVISSSIMGVGSVRGRAGVRWGVARTIVTAWVVTIPACMFVSGVCYLVLSIWFD
- a CDS encoding DbpA RNA binding domain-containing protein, with protein sequence MQPLPRPARSTLLVATDVAARGLDIEHVSHVINFDIAARPGDRTSTGSAAPAGPAGPASAMTLVTPRERRLLRWIESAVGQRLEPRRVPTASDVAAKQRERLAAMLGEVIETDELARPMALVDELSAYYDPAQIAAAAISMLLQPEPEETDLPVSAAGAERGMARLFLDVGREDGVRPSDIVGAIANEARIPGKRIGVIEIKDAYSFVEIPEDLVQRVTEALGRTKLRGRDVRVEIARPSDGGPPPARPAEQRPPRPTDRDRDRGPRTRDRERPGGRGRPSRYERG